The Thermoflavifilum sp. genome contains a region encoding:
- a CDS encoding BamA/TamA family outer membrane protein yields MPYRRTDILHLLVGICFWLMIPILAMSQSNRLVIYPVDSSAAKWIKSLHIPDFTDTFTRRQYLADLLLRLHAAGYWGASVDRLRQDSLTIFAWLYLGPSYRWGKIRQGNIPDFLWKQAPAFAAGQELNIRGVDDFRQWLLDAYENSGYPFAEVSIDSLQLQDSLLTGIWHVNPGPFIIIDTIIQEGTARLSESYLQYLLGIKPGEYYRQQKLQAIDERVKRVNFLQQTRPWFLDYRQQRAALHVTLDSRKANQIDGLVGYQPPASAQQLPAQLGGPDKGRLVGQLSLHLINSFHTGETIDMHWEQMQYASPRLDLAAVLPALWGTAYGISGQFSLFRKDSAYLQLDTRLGVSYAPQPGISYRMYVQQRITHLLSVDTEAVKISHQLPAYIDQQETLLGFGWSENHVDRPLNPRSGLAWEIEAEMGKRKIIPNQDILQLHDPADTTFSFASLYSALKPGSLIWKPHLQLVYYRPLGKYATLRSAWVAAGVWGSKIFLNELYQIGGALLLRGFDEQSIYASQYLVWSIEYRYLMGAHAYVFAFSDNAYVHQQYLLGGELLRGSDWPTGLGMGMAFPTRVGFFRFSWAIGRKKGMPFRVQQSRIHFTYSNTF; encoded by the coding sequence ATGCCATACAGGCGTACCGATATCTTGCATTTGCTTGTGGGTATATGCTTCTGGCTCATGATACCGATTCTGGCCATGAGTCAAAGCAATCGCCTGGTGATTTATCCGGTAGATAGTTCGGCAGCAAAATGGATAAAATCCCTACACATTCCTGATTTCACCGATACCTTCACGCGTCGGCAATATCTTGCTGACCTGCTCCTTCGCCTGCATGCCGCAGGGTATTGGGGGGCTTCTGTCGATCGTTTGCGACAGGATAGTCTAACCATTTTTGCCTGGTTGTATCTGGGCCCGAGCTATCGCTGGGGTAAAATCAGGCAGGGCAATATTCCCGATTTTCTGTGGAAGCAGGCTCCGGCATTTGCAGCGGGACAGGAGCTGAACATCCGCGGTGTGGATGATTTCAGGCAATGGTTGCTGGATGCTTACGAAAATAGTGGTTATCCATTTGCGGAGGTGAGCATCGACAGCTTACAGTTGCAGGATAGCTTGTTGACAGGAATCTGGCACGTGAATCCGGGTCCTTTCATCATCATCGATACGATCATCCAGGAAGGTACGGCCCGTCTTTCCGAATCCTATCTCCAGTATTTGCTGGGTATCAAACCCGGCGAATATTACCGGCAACAAAAGCTGCAGGCAATAGATGAGCGCGTCAAACGGGTGAATTTTCTGCAGCAAACACGCCCCTGGTTTCTGGATTATCGACAACAGCGGGCTGCTCTGCATGTGACGCTGGATAGCAGAAAAGCCAATCAAATAGATGGTTTAGTCGGATATCAACCCCCGGCATCTGCTCAGCAATTGCCCGCACAGCTCGGTGGACCCGATAAGGGGAGGCTGGTCGGACAGCTCTCCCTGCATTTGATAAACAGTTTTCATACTGGTGAAACGATTGACATGCACTGGGAGCAAATGCAGTATGCCTCGCCCAGACTGGATCTGGCAGCCGTATTACCTGCTTTGTGGGGGACGGCTTATGGAATTTCGGGGCAATTCAGCTTGTTTCGAAAAGACAGCGCATATCTACAGCTTGACACGCGATTGGGCGTTTCTTATGCGCCTCAGCCTGGCATATCATATCGCATGTATGTACAACAGCGCATCACCCATTTGTTGAGCGTAGATACTGAAGCCGTTAAAATCAGTCACCAGCTTCCGGCTTACATCGATCAACAGGAAACTTTGCTGGGATTCGGCTGGTCGGAAAATCATGTGGATCGCCCCTTGAATCCCCGGAGTGGACTGGCCTGGGAAATAGAAGCCGAGATGGGGAAAAGAAAAATCATTCCAAACCAGGATATCCTGCAGTTGCACGATCCGGCTGATACAACATTTTCGTTTGCCAGTCTTTATTCAGCCTTAAAGCCTGGTAGCTTAATCTGGAAGCCTCACCTGCAGCTGGTATATTATCGGCCGCTGGGTAAATATGCAACCCTGCGTAGCGCTTGGGTGGCGGCGGGTGTATGGGGCTCGAAAATCTTTCTCAATGAATTATACCAGATTGGCGGCGCCCTTTTACTTCGCGGCTTTGATGAACAAAGCATTTACGCTTCACAATACCTGGTATGGAGCATAGAATATCGCTACTTGATGGGAGCCCATGCCTATGTTTTTGCCTTCAGCGATAATGCTTATGTGCATCAACAATACCTGTTGGGTGGGGAGCTGTTGCGCGGTTCCGACTGGCCTACGGGATTGGGAATGGGGATGGCCTTCCCTACCCGGGTTGGATTTTTCAGGTTCAGCTGGGCAATTGGCCGTAAAAAAGGCATGCCTTTTCGGGTGCAGCAGTCGCGTATTCATTTTACCTATTCCAATACCTTTTGA
- a CDS encoding DUF4271 domain-containing protein — protein MRKCFFICLSGLCWLLLMPYSKAQQIGHTGDTGRAVSAGQPAIQVDTHELHHAGPTVLQADSQHAGYVSVDSLRARQIMDSLREDSLRRMETAIRYHEQAYAKWLDSVWAHQRLFRHQDHPLWQISPIRPRNYAAEQEDDWLFYLCIGYLFLLGFIRSGFYSYFNQVFQAFWHPVGAGRKWRESLQQASFPALLMNLFFALSMGLYLFLVLRYVHYTTQHQIYLLIGALSALVGVIYLVKYLILQFSGWIFGARELAAGYAFILMLINKVLGVVLVPFVWMLAFGTAWLQETALRLSLVLLAVLFIYRYVRSYALVRQYMVFSRFHFFLYLCAFEVAPVLIMAKIILEWLHGGF, from the coding sequence ATGCGTAAGTGTTTTTTTATATGCCTTTCCGGGTTGTGCTGGCTGCTGCTGATGCCATATAGTAAAGCCCAGCAGATAGGTCATACTGGTGATACAGGCAGAGCGGTATCTGCCGGCCAGCCGGCCATTCAGGTGGATACGCATGAATTGCATCATGCTGGACCCACAGTTTTGCAGGCCGATAGTCAGCACGCTGGCTATGTATCTGTGGATAGCCTACGCGCCAGACAGATAATGGATAGTTTGCGTGAAGATAGCCTCAGGCGGATGGAAACAGCCATCCGTTATCATGAACAGGCTTATGCAAAATGGCTGGATTCTGTGTGGGCTCACCAGCGCCTGTTTCGGCATCAGGATCATCCGCTGTGGCAAATTTCACCGATCAGGCCCCGGAATTATGCGGCTGAACAGGAAGATGATTGGTTATTTTACCTGTGCATCGGCTATCTGTTTTTGCTGGGATTCATTCGATCAGGATTTTATAGCTATTTTAATCAAGTTTTTCAAGCTTTCTGGCATCCGGTTGGTGCCGGTCGCAAATGGCGCGAATCCCTCCAGCAGGCTTCATTTCCCGCCTTACTCATGAACCTGTTTTTTGCCCTCAGTATGGGATTATATCTTTTTCTGGTATTACGCTATGTACATTATACCACCCAGCATCAGATTTACCTGTTGATTGGAGCCTTATCGGCTCTGGTAGGCGTCATCTATCTGGTCAAATACCTTATCCTGCAATTCAGCGGATGGATATTTGGTGCCAGAGAACTGGCTGCAGGCTATGCTTTTATATTGATGTTGATCAATAAAGTACTGGGTGTGGTGCTGGTGCCCTTTGTGTGGATGCTGGCCTTTGGTACAGCATGGTTGCAGGAAACGGCCTTGCGCCTTTCTCTGGTACTCCTGGCTGTATTGTTCATATATCGTTATGTGCGTTCTTATGCTCTGGTCAGGCAGTATATGGTTTTCAGTAGATTCCATTTTTTTCTTTACCTTTGCGCATTCGAAGTGGCGCCGGTACTTATCATGGCTAAAATTATACTGGAGTGGCTGCATGGCGGGTTTTAA
- a CDS encoding uroporphyrinogen-III synthase yields MTSKTGQSNQVPAKKIRRILISQPRPDNEKSPYFDLAKKYGVEIDFYPFIRVEGISAKEFRKQRIDIQQYTAVVFTSRNAVDHFFRICDELKVKVSQDCKYFCITEAVALYLQKFILYRKRKVFYGADGTTRSLLDVIAKHKQNEKFLLPCSDQHKKDIQEFFEQNHCEYATATLYRTVSNDVREVLKKGYDVIVFFSPAGVKSLLESFPQFQQNGTYIGAFGATTSQAVEEAGLRLDIRAPLPEAPSMVSALDLYLQKLYHKK; encoded by the coding sequence ATGACGAGTAAAACAGGGCAATCCAACCAGGTTCCAGCAAAAAAAATTCGGCGTATCCTGATCTCTCAACCCAGGCCTGATAACGAGAAATCGCCCTATTTTGATCTCGCAAAAAAATATGGTGTGGAAATTGACTTTTACCCGTTCATTCGGGTAGAGGGCATTTCTGCAAAAGAATTTCGCAAACAGAGAATTGATATTCAGCAATATACCGCTGTTGTCTTTACCAGTCGTAATGCCGTCGATCATTTTTTCCGCATTTGTGATGAATTGAAAGTCAAGGTTTCTCAGGATTGTAAATACTTCTGTATCACCGAAGCCGTAGCGCTGTATTTGCAGAAATTTATTCTCTATCGGAAACGCAAAGTATTTTACGGAGCCGATGGAACAACCAGGAGCTTACTCGATGTGATTGCCAAGCACAAGCAAAACGAAAAGTTCCTGCTTCCCTGTTCCGATCAACATAAAAAAGACATCCAGGAATTTTTCGAACAGAACCATTGCGAATATGCCACGGCCACCTTGTACCGTACGGTTTCCAATGACGTGCGGGAGGTGCTGAAAAAAGGCTACGATGTCATCGTATTTTTCAGTCCAGCCGGTGTAAAATCGCTGCTGGAAAGCTTCCCCCAATTTCAACAGAACGGCACTTATATTGGTGCATTCGGTGCCACCACTTCCCAGGCCGTTGAAGAAGCGGGGCTCAGGCTCGATATACGAGCACCTCTGCCCGAGGCTCCTTCCATGGTATCGGCCCTTGATCTTTACCTGCAGAAGCTTTATCATAAAAAATAA
- a CDS encoding SUMF1/EgtB/PvdO family nonheme iron enzyme, whose protein sequence is MNDHVFRLLGCMIAASLLVSCGRNAAKNAQGQLVGVQNRPHYRPPVPYGMVYIPSGFFHEGPSDQDINYAFSARNKAITIAGFYMDATEITNNEYRQFVYWVRDSIAHILLGQVKKDKEGNSYIDWKARINYNDPATQQKLAAMYYAPEDRIYGRKDIDVRKLIYHEETYDLKAAAMDKGKSPRSSFIVKQDVPIYPDTLCWIRDYSYSYNEPMAKMYFYHPAFDNYPVVGVNWNQATAFCVWRTNLWNSYREAHHQYIEGDFRLPTEAEWEYAARGGRVESPYPWGGPYLRNKKGCLLANFKPGRGDYAADGGLYPVRADAYWPNDYGLYNMAGNVSEWTSSAYFEDAYSFEMDFNPDIQYNAKPNDPPKMKRKVIRGGSWKDIGYYLQVSTRQYEYQDTSKCYIGFRCVISFLGRSMSDFSKGKLK, encoded by the coding sequence ATGAATGACCACGTATTTCGTTTGCTGGGGTGCATGATAGCGGCTTCGTTGCTGGTAAGTTGCGGAAGAAATGCTGCCAAAAACGCCCAGGGGCAATTGGTTGGTGTGCAAAATCGCCCCCATTACAGGCCACCAGTGCCTTATGGAATGGTGTATATTCCCTCGGGATTTTTCCATGAAGGGCCCAGCGATCAGGACATCAACTACGCTTTTTCGGCCAGAAACAAGGCCATTACCATCGCGGGATTTTACATGGATGCAACCGAGATTACCAACAATGAATACCGCCAATTTGTGTACTGGGTAAGGGATTCCATTGCCCATATTTTGCTGGGTCAGGTCAAAAAAGATAAAGAGGGGAATAGTTATATTGATTGGAAAGCCAGGATTAATTACAATGATCCGGCCACCCAGCAGAAACTGGCAGCGATGTATTATGCGCCTGAGGATCGGATTTATGGCCGAAAAGATATTGATGTACGCAAGTTGATTTATCATGAAGAAACGTATGATTTGAAGGCGGCGGCCATGGACAAGGGAAAGAGCCCGCGTTCCAGTTTCATTGTGAAGCAAGATGTGCCCATTTACCCCGATACCCTTTGCTGGATTCGCGACTACAGCTATTCGTACAACGAACCGATGGCCAAGATGTATTTCTACCATCCGGCATTTGATAATTATCCGGTTGTAGGCGTAAACTGGAATCAGGCCACAGCCTTCTGTGTATGGCGTACCAATCTGTGGAATAGCTACCGGGAAGCCCATCACCAGTATATTGAAGGAGACTTTCGGCTGCCAACCGAGGCGGAATGGGAATATGCAGCCCGCGGCGGACGGGTGGAATCACCCTATCCCTGGGGCGGCCCCTACCTGCGTAACAAGAAAGGTTGTTTGCTGGCTAACTTCAAGCCCGGTAGAGGTGATTATGCGGCCGATGGAGGTCTGTACCCCGTGCGGGCCGATGCCTACTGGCCCAATGATTACGGATTGTATAACATGGCGGGTAATGTGAGTGAATGGACGTCGAGCGCTTATTTTGAGGATGCTTATTCTTTCGAAATGGATTTCAACCCGGATATTCAATACAATGCCAAACCCAATGATCCGCCCAAGATGAAACGCAAGGTCATCCGGGGTGGATCCTGGAAAGATATAGGCTATTATCTGCAGGTGAGCACCCGGCAATATGAATATCAGGATACTTCTAAGTGTTATATTGGCTTTCGCTGCGTAATTTCTTTCCTGGGTCGCTCGATGAGCGATTTCAGCAAAGGAAAATTAAAATAA
- the gldL gene encoding gliding motility protein GldL, translating into MEFFATKRGRDVLNIIFSVGASIVIFGALAKIEHWGGILGHALEAGMITETLVFLLMAFVPPEKQYHWDRLFPAVSDEIEDEALVQNTQLASLTIGGGHPVLNEMERMMQEAEITPDALKRLSDQFQRLGTTVSQLADVSQVIQATQDYGSRLQQASEALLAMRQAYAEAAQAATQFSQASEATRNFHEQIQTMTKNLSSLNAIYELELQDTHHHLKVMNQFYTQLASASQNLQNSLEDTQKTQEQVALLARNLTQLNKVYGNMLSALQIKA; encoded by the coding sequence ATGGAATTTTTCGCCACTAAAAGAGGAAGAGACGTGCTGAACATCATCTTCAGTGTTGGAGCGTCTATCGTAATTTTTGGTGCTCTGGCCAAGATTGAACACTGGGGCGGCATTCTCGGGCACGCCCTGGAAGCCGGTATGATCACCGAAACCCTTGTGTTTTTGCTCATGGCTTTTGTTCCACCCGAAAAACAATATCACTGGGATAGATTATTTCCTGCTGTTTCAGATGAGATAGAAGATGAGGCACTTGTGCAAAACACGCAATTGGCTTCCCTTACCATTGGAGGTGGGCATCCTGTGTTAAATGAAATGGAACGGATGATGCAGGAAGCTGAAATTACACCCGATGCCTTGAAAAGGCTCAGCGATCAATTTCAACGTCTGGGCACAACTGTTTCCCAATTGGCTGATGTATCGCAGGTCATTCAGGCCACACAGGATTATGGTTCGCGTCTGCAGCAAGCCTCTGAGGCACTGCTGGCCATGCGCCAGGCTTATGCCGAAGCTGCTCAGGCGGCCACGCAATTCAGCCAGGCTTCGGAAGCTACACGCAATTTCCACGAACAAATTCAAACGATGACTAAAAATCTATCATCCCTGAACGCCATTTATGAACTGGAATTGCAGGATACGCATCACCATTTGAAAGTCATGAACCAGTTTTATACCCAGCTGGCAAGTGCTTCCCAAAACCTGCAGAACAGCCTGGAAGACACCCAGAAAACCCAGGAACAGGTGGCCTTGCTGGCCAGGAACTTAACCCAGCTGAACAAAGTGTATGGCAATATGCTTTCAGCACTGCAAATTAAAGCCTGA
- the gldM gene encoding gliding motility protein GldM encodes MALPKEPRQKMINLMYLVLMAMLALNVSAEILNAFKTVNESINNSNQAISQKNNLVYQQFEKQLSIDPERVRPIKEKADQVRMLCQQMNQYIDSLKKVIIRESGGLNDSGEIKDMSNLDAPSRVMENQGQGPILEKKIQTLREQLLSMYDNPVEREEVAQILPLKIEMPKKTIDNKKTWTQVNFEMVPTIAAITILSKIQNDVKNSEAQVIDDLFKKIGQQEFVFDTYKPLISANAGYVIAGQKYEAQIMLGAYSSTINPTITVNGQPIPVQNGVGTFSTVASGVGLHTYNVAISLKDQSGQIKTYTATAEYMVGAPAVSVSADKMNVLYIGVDNPISVAVAGVPAERVSASISGPGSLIKSGPGKYIARVSAVGTVTVNVSAEFDGQVRPMGSMEFRTKRIPDPVAEVAGSKGGTLSAAVFKVQKGVAAVLENFDFDAKFVVTSFTIGFDGAGFSDYIEANSNSAYFTDEIEKYIQRCRPGTRVFIDNIHARGPDGTTRLLPPISFKLN; translated from the coding sequence ATGGCATTACCCAAGGAGCCCAGGCAGAAGATGATCAACCTGATGTATCTCGTGCTGATGGCTATGCTCGCACTGAATGTATCGGCTGAAATCTTGAATGCATTTAAAACAGTGAATGAAAGTATCAACAATTCCAATCAGGCAATCAGCCAGAAAAATAATCTGGTCTATCAACAATTTGAAAAACAACTCAGCATAGACCCAGAAAGAGTAAGGCCTATTAAGGAAAAAGCAGATCAGGTGAGAATGCTTTGTCAGCAAATGAATCAATATATCGACAGCCTGAAAAAAGTAATCATCCGCGAAAGTGGTGGCCTCAACGACAGTGGTGAAATCAAAGACATGTCGAACCTTGATGCGCCTTCACGTGTGATGGAAAATCAGGGACAGGGGCCCATTTTAGAGAAAAAAATTCAAACCCTGAGGGAACAACTGTTGAGCATGTACGATAATCCGGTGGAACGTGAAGAGGTAGCCCAGATTTTACCCCTGAAAATTGAAATGCCCAAAAAGACAATCGATAATAAGAAAACCTGGACGCAGGTAAATTTTGAAATGGTGCCCACCATTGCTGCGATCACGATTTTAAGCAAGATTCAGAACGATGTAAAAAATTCCGAAGCACAGGTGATTGATGATTTGTTTAAAAAAATTGGACAACAGGAATTTGTATTCGATACCTACAAACCGTTGATTTCGGCCAATGCAGGTTATGTGATTGCCGGACAGAAATACGAAGCGCAAATTATGTTGGGTGCCTATAGCTCTACCATCAACCCAACCATAACGGTCAACGGACAGCCTATACCCGTACAGAATGGTGTGGGTACGTTTTCAACGGTGGCTTCAGGTGTGGGGCTGCATACCTATAATGTGGCCATCAGCCTGAAAGACCAGAGTGGGCAGATCAAGACCTATACGGCAACCGCGGAATATATGGTGGGCGCGCCCGCTGTTTCTGTATCGGCCGACAAGATGAATGTGTTGTACATCGGTGTAGATAATCCGATTTCTGTCGCAGTAGCAGGCGTACCGGCAGAACGGGTGAGTGCTTCAATTTCGGGACCGGGCAGCCTCATTAAGTCTGGACCGGGTAAATACATTGCCCGGGTATCGGCTGTGGGAACGGTTACGGTAAACGTGAGTGCTGAATTTGACGGACAGGTTCGGCCCATGGGCAGCATGGAATTTCGAACCAAGCGTATTCCAGATCCCGTAGCGGAGGTGGCCGGAAGTAAGGGAGGAACGCTCAGTGCAGCCGTGTTTAAAGTTCAGAAAGGCGTGGCAGCCGTATTAGAAAATTTTGACTTCGACGCGAAGTTTGTGGTAACCAGTTTTACTATAGGTTTTGATGGGGCCGGATTTTCCGATTATATTGAAGCAAACTCCAACTCGGCTTATTTTACGGATGAAATTGAAAAATATATCCAACGGTGCAGGCCGGGTACACGGGTATTTATCGACAATATTCATGCTCGTGGTCCCGACGGTACGACGCGCCTGTTGCCGCCCATTTCATTTAAATTAAATTGA
- the gldN gene encoding gliding motility protein GldN, whose translation MKNHVVRIFAIWALLICWGVTELSAQATRTTTRRRRATTGAVQTQPANTGIVNPATGNVINPPVVDTTQPQATPLRPDNIFGDLENPKSPLRNDNVVVRNLIKDRTPLAYQYIREDDAVWGHRLWEEIDVHEKINLPFAYAGEGGSYDLISILLKAILDSEVVAFNPIDDRFTTPMSIDEIKKQLVGPPDTIRVVDPITGKESTQIVQHEFDPHIVTRYRIKEDWVFDKQTSQLYVRILGIAPLKAIYNPDGSLRAMTPLFWLYYPDLRPILARYDVYNPNNYMMRMSWEDVFEMRYFHAYVVKEDNVFDRYIKDYEKNGIRALLEGEKIKNQIFDWEQNLWSY comes from the coding sequence ATGAAAAATCATGTTGTTCGGATCTTCGCTATCTGGGCGCTGTTGATTTGCTGGGGTGTTACGGAACTCTCTGCACAGGCCACCCGAACCACTACCCGTCGCCGGAGGGCTACCACAGGGGCCGTGCAAACCCAGCCGGCAAATACGGGAATTGTAAACCCGGCTACAGGAAATGTGATTAATCCGCCTGTGGTGGATACCACTCAACCGCAGGCTACTCCCCTGCGTCCCGATAATATTTTCGGCGATCTTGAAAATCCTAAATCACCGCTCCGCAACGATAATGTGGTGGTGCGCAACCTGATTAAAGATCGCACTCCCCTGGCTTATCAGTATATTCGCGAGGATGATGCCGTCTGGGGTCATCGCCTCTGGGAAGAAATTGATGTACACGAAAAAATCAACCTTCCTTTTGCCTACGCAGGCGAAGGTGGAAGCTATGACCTGATCAGCATTTTACTTAAAGCTATTTTAGATAGCGAAGTGGTAGCCTTTAATCCTATTGATGATCGGTTTACCACTCCTATGAGCATTGATGAAATTAAAAAACAATTGGTTGGCCCCCCCGATACCATCCGGGTAGTAGATCCCATTACAGGAAAAGAATCGACGCAAATCGTACAACATGAATTTGACCCGCATATCGTTACCCGTTATCGCATTAAAGAAGACTGGGTATTTGATAAACAAACTTCACAGCTTTATGTACGCATTCTGGGTATCGCCCCATTAAAAGCCATTTACAATCCCGACGGCTCACTTCGTGCTATGACTCCTTTATTCTGGCTTTATTATCCTGATCTGCGGCCTATTCTGGCCAGATATGATGTGTACAATCCAAACAATTATATGATGCGCATGAGCTGGGAAGATGTATTTGAAATGCGATATTTCCATGCTTATGTAGTGAAAGAAGATAATGTTTTCGACCGCTATATCAAAGACTACGAGAAAAATGGTATCCGTGCCTTGCTTGAAGGTGAGAAAATTAAAAATCAAATTTTTGACTGGGAACAAAACCTCTGGTCATATTGA
- a CDS encoding long-chain fatty acid--CoA ligase: MRLSTPQRLFDFALQQLHHPLPDMLAAKENGKWRGYDSREVIQLSQALARGLQRAGIAPHDFTPEHQDKIGLISANRPEWVITDLACQMCGAVLVPVYPTISQSELSYVFKEAAVKIVFVGDGQLYQKVEQIKDQLPDLQAIYCFQAGDHLPHWKALLCEEGQDRLEQTMQQIKDEHLATIIYTSGTTGTPKGVMLSHRNIVSNVLACKPYLPLSAGAKALSFLPLNHVYERMITYLYIHCGVPIYYAESMDKIGENLKEVQPTIFTTVPRLLEKLYERIVQAGLQLHGIKRWIFFWALQLAKRYQLSKHQPFFYALQLKLADRLVFSKWRAALGGRIQAVVIGSAPAQIRLLQIFTAAGIPCLEGYGLTETSPVISVNRMEIENRMFGTVGPIIDGVEVKIAPDGEILCKGPNVMMGYYKHPELTAETIENGWLHTGDIGELIHGKFLKITDRKKELLKTSGGKYVAPQPIENKLKESRFIEQVMVVGEGRKFVSALIVPSFTHLKDWCAKNNIPFDNPEEMIKHPQVKALYQSIIEKYNPLFNHVEQIKKFALLSHEWTIDGGELTPTLKLKRKVIEQKYHDIIEQLYH; the protein is encoded by the coding sequence ATGCGCTTATCCACTCCCCAGCGTTTGTTTGACTTTGCCCTTCAACAACTCCATCATCCCCTACCCGATATGCTGGCCGCCAAAGAAAACGGCAAATGGCGGGGTTATGATAGCCGGGAAGTGATACAGCTCAGCCAGGCACTGGCCAGAGGACTGCAACGAGCCGGTATCGCTCCACATGATTTCACACCCGAACATCAGGATAAAATTGGCCTGATCTCGGCCAACAGACCCGAATGGGTAATTACCGATTTAGCCTGCCAGATGTGTGGGGCCGTATTGGTGCCGGTTTATCCTACCATCAGCCAGAGCGAATTAAGCTATGTATTCAAGGAAGCTGCTGTAAAAATTGTTTTTGTAGGTGATGGACAATTGTATCAAAAAGTAGAACAAATCAAAGATCAATTGCCCGACCTCCAGGCGATCTATTGCTTTCAGGCCGGCGATCATCTTCCACACTGGAAAGCACTGCTATGTGAGGAGGGACAAGATCGATTGGAACAAACCATGCAGCAGATTAAGGATGAACATTTAGCGACCATCATTTATACCTCCGGAACAACCGGCACACCCAAAGGCGTGATGCTCAGCCATCGCAATATTGTGAGCAATGTGCTGGCCTGCAAGCCTTATCTGCCCTTATCTGCAGGTGCAAAAGCTTTGAGCTTTCTGCCTTTAAATCATGTTTATGAACGCATGATTACATATCTGTATATCCATTGCGGCGTACCGATTTACTATGCTGAAAGTATGGATAAAATCGGCGAAAACTTAAAGGAGGTACAGCCAACCATTTTCACCACGGTACCGCGCCTGCTGGAAAAATTGTATGAACGCATTGTTCAGGCTGGATTGCAATTACACGGAATCAAAAGATGGATTTTTTTCTGGGCCCTTCAGCTGGCTAAGCGTTATCAATTAAGCAAACATCAACCTTTTTTCTATGCCCTTCAATTAAAGCTTGCCGACCGGCTGGTTTTCAGCAAGTGGAGAGCTGCACTGGGTGGCCGTATTCAGGCCGTGGTGATTGGTTCGGCACCTGCCCAGATCAGGCTTCTGCAAATCTTCACCGCAGCAGGCATTCCCTGCCTGGAAGGATATGGACTTACCGAAACCTCTCCGGTCATTAGCGTAAATCGCATGGAAATAGAAAATCGGATGTTCGGCACCGTGGGGCCTATTATAGATGGGGTGGAAGTGAAAATAGCGCCGGATGGAGAAATCCTTTGCAAAGGGCCAAACGTGATGATGGGATATTACAAACACCCTGAGCTCACGGCAGAAACCATTGAAAACGGATGGCTGCATACAGGCGATATAGGTGAACTGATTCATGGAAAATTTTTAAAAATCACCGATCGTAAAAAAGAACTTTTGAAAACTTCTGGAGGGAAATATGTCGCTCCCCAACCTATTGAAAATAAACTCAAGGAATCGCGTTTCATTGAACAGGTGATGGTCGTTGGCGAAGGACGGAAATTTGTTTCCGCGCTTATCGTGCCTTCATTTACGCATTTGAAAGATTGGTGTGCAAAAAATAATATTCCTTTTGATAACCCCGAAGAGATGATCAAACATCCTCAGGTAAAAGCCCTCTATCAATCTATCATTGAGAAATATAATCCTCTGTTTAACCATGTAGAACAAATTAAGAAGTTTGCTTTGCTCTCTCACGAATGGACCATTGATGGCGGTGAACTTACGCCCACACTTAAACTGAAGCGCAAAGTCATCGAACAGAAGTATCACGATATCATCGAACAACTTTATCATTGA
- a CDS encoding 2TM domain-containing protein has product MEPKSYARHPYHAPSRTLFFIHLVVYIIAMLILWLVVYKNHDARLQGDAYPWEGWFTGTWFLVVVAHFCNTFFDNNKNNQDKYYLKYLWEKEH; this is encoded by the coding sequence ATGGAACCGAAAAGTTATGCCCGTCATCCTTATCATGCGCCATCCAGAACGCTTTTCTTTATTCATCTCGTCGTGTACATCATAGCCATGCTTATCCTATGGTTGGTGGTGTACAAAAATCATGATGCCCGACTGCAGGGCGATGCCTATCCCTGGGAAGGATGGTTTACGGGCACCTGGTTTCTGGTTGTTGTTGCCCATTTTTGCAATACCTTTTTCGATAATAATAAGAATAACCAGGATAAATATTACCTGAAATACCTCTGGGAGAAAGAGCATTGA